The following is a genomic window from Thiomicrorhabdus sp..
AGCAGGTTTTGGAGGCATTGCAGATAGGCGGCTTCATCCGGTTCGGATTGGCTGCGTTGCGCCTGCCACATCATTTCCGCCAGACATTCCATCATGGCGTGTTCTGTCTTCATCACATCGCCTGTCTTTTCGCCGAGCTGTTGGTAAATGGATTTGATGCCGGCCGGACGATCCATAACGACCTGCTCCTGTAGCCCCAAATGCATGCCCATATGCAGAAACGGATTGATTTCGCCGTCCTCTGGTTTGTATTCGTTGCCGAGGTGTTTTTCGTTTTCCAGCATGCGGTGGTATTCCGGGTGCATTTCGATCACGCGCGCGACCATCTGCTCCATCGGTTCCATCGGCAGGCCGTGACGCGCTTTCTTCCAACAGTCGGCATAGAATTGACGCAGTTTGTCTCGTTCGGAGGTATACAACATAGCTTTATTCGGTTTTGTCTTTGTATTCGCACAGGTCGTAAATACAGCAGGCGCCGCAACGCGGTTTGCGCGCGGTACAGGTGTAACGGCCGTGGAGAATCAGTAAATGGTGCGCCGGAATCAGGTACTCTTTCGGCACGTTTTTCAGTAATTTCTTTTCGACTTCCAGTACGTTCTTTCCGGGGGCGATTTTTGTGCGGTTGGAAACGCGGAAAATATGCGTGTCGACCGCCATTGTCGGCTGGCCGAAAGCGGTATTCAATACCACATTGGCGGTTTTACGCCCGACGCCTGGAAGTGCTTCCAGATCCTTGCGGTTATCCGGTACTTTCGAGCCGTGCAGTTCAACTAGCATTTTGCAGGTTTTAATGACGTTTTCCGCTTTGGTGTTAAACAGGCCGATGGTTTTGATGTATTCCTTCAACCCCTCAACGCCCAGCGCGTAGATCGCTTCCGGCGTATTGGCGACCGGAAACAGTTTGGCGGTGGCGATATTCACGCCCTTATCGGTCGCCTGAGCCGAAAGAATGACGGCAATCAGCAGCTCGAACGGATTGGAGTAGTTCAGCTCGGTTTCCGGTTCTGGAATCGCTGCGCTCAGGCGTTGGAAAATTTCTAGGCGTTTTTGTTTATTCATAGTCGAATCAGTTTGTTTGCGGAAGAATTTCTAAAGGCGCTTCAACATCGATTTCCGGCGATTGCAAATAATCTTTTTCAATTTCACCGCGGAGGCGTACTTTGGTTTTGTCGCTGATCGGTTGTGGCGGAAAATATTGATGGTCAATATCAACTCGAATTTCGCCGGTTCCGTCGGAAAAAAGGTACTTATCGTTGCGCAATTGTTTGATGATGAACCCTTGCAGTGTTACGGGCGCATCGTCAACCGGATTGGCATTGATTTGTTTGACGGTTTGGTAACTTGGGGTGTCGGAAGGGCCGATATAGGCTGCGGATACGCTGGAAGTGCAGGCGATGGCGAAG
Proteins encoded in this region:
- a CDS encoding DUF1841 family protein, with translation MLYTSERDKLRQFYADCWKKARHGLPMEPMEQMVARVIEMHPEYHRMLENEKHLGNEYKPEDGEINPFLHMGMHLGLQEQVVMDRPAGIKSIYQQLGEKTGDVMKTEHAMMECLAEMMWQAQRSQSEPDEAAYLQCLQNLL
- the nth gene encoding endonuclease III is translated as MNKQKRLEIFQRLSAAIPEPETELNYSNPFELLIAVILSAQATDKGVNIATAKLFPVANTPEAIYALGVEGLKEYIKTIGLFNTKAENVIKTCKMLVELHGSKVPDNRKDLEALPGVGRKTANVVLNTAFGQPTMAVDTHIFRVSNRTKIAPGKNVLEVEKKLLKNVPKEYLIPAHHLLILHGRYTCTARKPRCGACCIYDLCEYKDKTE
- a CDS encoding NirD/YgiW/YdeI family stress tolerance protein — its product is MNAHLKYTLAAFAIACTSSVSAAYIGPSDTPSYQTVKQINANPVDDAPVTLQGFIIKQLRNDKYLFSDGTGEIRVDIDHQYFPPQPISDKTKVRLRGEIEKDYLQSPEIDVEAPLEILPQTN